Proteins co-encoded in one Aspergillus luchuensis IFO 4308 DNA, chromosome 6, nearly complete sequence genomic window:
- a CDS encoding uncharacterized protein (COG:C;~EggNog:ENOG410PN40;~InterPro:IPR001155,IPR013785;~PFAM:PF00724;~go_function: GO:0003824 - catalytic activity [Evidence IEA];~go_function: GO:0010181 - FMN binding [Evidence IEA];~go_function: GO:0016491 - oxidoreductase activity [Evidence IEA];~go_process: GO:0055114 - oxidation-reduction process [Evidence IEA]) — protein MIGNVQVDRMYLGDAHDLAPNPAIEPELIRRWSEWSAACTKHGTPTVMQICHPGRQSPMGAGSRCLTAKNVAPSPIPLNIGSRIVDRVASAVIFGTPREMTQKDIDHVVEQFVYTSRLASQTGFQGVELHAAHGYLLSQFLSPTANLRTDSYGGSPAGRVKIIVEIIRAIRKTVPADFCVGIKLNSVDHQSESALKACVEQLKLIVEAGVDFVEISGGSYEDPSMMSSSTPSRQPEKSARTVAREAFFLEFASAIRAQFPGTPLMVTGGFRTRAGMEKALTDGDCDMIGIGRPAVLKPTLPNDILLNPDVPKESARLVTQQIKQPWILKMLSNRSVGAGLESSWYSSQIEKLGRGIVHTIT, from the exons ATGATAGGAAACGTCCAAGTGGATAGAATGTACCTTGGAGATGCGCATGACCTTGCACCAAACCCAGCTATCGAACCAGAGCTGATCCGCAGATGGAGCGAGTGGTCCGCTGCTTGTACGAAACATGGCACGCCGACAGTCATGCAAATCTGTCACCCCGGAAGGCAATCGCCCATGGGTGCGGGCTCGCGGTGTCTCACTGCAAAGAATGTAGCGCCCAGTCCCATACCGCTGAACATTGGTTCGAGAATCGTGGATAGGGTCGCGAGCGCGGTGATTTTCGGGACACCGAGGGAGATGACCCAGAAGGATATCGACCATGTGGTTGAGCAGTTCGTTTATACTAGTCGGTTGGCATCACAGACGGGGTTCCAGGGAGTGGAGTTGCATGCAGCACATGGATACCTTTTGTCTCAGTTTCTGTCGCCTACGGCGAACCTAAGGACGGATAGCTATGGCGGTTCGCCGGCTGGCCGTGTGAAGATTATTGTCGAAATCATTCGTGCGATTCGCAAAACGGTTCCTGCGGATTTCTGCGTGGGGATAAAGCTGAATTCGGTTGACCATCAGTCCGAAAGTGCGTTGAAGGCCTGTGTTGAGCAGCTCAAGCTGATCGTTGAGGCGGGTGTGGACTTTGTTGAAATCAGTGGTGGGTCGTACGAGGATCCCTCG ATGATGAGTTCCTCCACGCCATCTCGACAGCCCGAAAAGTCCGCTCGGACGGTGGCTCGGGAGGCATTCTTCCTGGAGTTCGCCAGCGCTATCCGAGCGCAATTCCCAGGGACTCCATTGATGGTGACGGGCGGTTTCCGTACCCGAGCTGGTATGGAGAAGGCACTGACAGATGGGGACTGCGACATGATTGGAATTGGGCGTCCAGCAGTCCTCAAACCGACTTTACCGAATGACATTCTATTGAACCCAGATGTCCCGAAAGAGAGCGCACGGCTTGTCACGCAACAGATAAAACAGCCTTGGATACTCAAGATGTTGAGCAACAGATCGGTTGGGGCTGGCCTTGAGAGT AGTTGGTATAGTAGCCAGATAGAGAAACTTGGTCGTGGTATTGTCCACACGATTACGTGA